The following proteins are co-located in the Corynebacterium aquilae DSM 44791 genome:
- a CDS encoding ADP-ribosylglycohydrolase family protein, which yields MNPHHQTHTTLRDRARGCLLGQFIGDSLGSLVEFQPPEHIRATYPHGVRDMADGGTFNILAGQPTDDSQMAMMLIHSLLGATRDENKLPHYDADDCRNRYRWWLDTDPFDVGNTVAAALLGAPGVDSQSNGSLMRVSPIAVAYAAADDQQQAIARAMDAAEQDAQITHLNEVVIDSNRVYVAAMVVGIRGGGVDEMIATARAQAQTPQVREALDRAVAGDYHAYEQHMGWVLLSLCLSFWALAASRTSGVEQALVDVISVGGDTDTHAAIAGALLGSAYGAKQWPGRWVATVLLCTPDEPRLAEGKRLRREFFATDLLRQADTLVGVAD from the coding sequence ATGAACCCACACCACCAGACACACACCACCCTGCGCGACCGCGCCCGCGGCTGCCTCCTCGGACAATTCATCGGCGACTCCCTCGGCTCCCTCGTCGAATTCCAACCACCCGAACACATCCGCGCCACCTACCCCCACGGAGTGCGCGACATGGCCGACGGCGGAACCTTCAACATCCTCGCCGGACAACCCACCGACGACTCCCAAATGGCCATGATGCTCATCCACAGCCTGCTAGGCGCCACCCGCGATGAGAACAAACTCCCCCACTACGACGCCGACGACTGCCGCAACCGCTACCGCTGGTGGCTCGACACAGACCCCTTCGACGTCGGCAACACCGTCGCCGCAGCACTGCTGGGCGCGCCGGGGGTGGACTCCCAATCCAATGGCTCCTTGATGCGAGTCAGTCCCATCGCGGTGGCTTATGCGGCAGCCGATGACCAGCAGCAGGCTATTGCCAGGGCAATGGATGCGGCCGAACAAGACGCACAGATCACCCACCTCAACGAGGTGGTGATCGATAGCAATCGGGTCTACGTTGCTGCCATGGTGGTAGGCATCCGGGGTGGCGGCGTGGATGAGATGATTGCGACTGCCCGCGCACAGGCGCAAACACCCCAGGTGCGTGAAGCCCTCGATAGGGCGGTGGCGGGGGATTACCACGCGTACGAGCAGCACATGGGGTGGGTGCTGCTGAGCCTTTGCTTGAGTTTTTGGGCGCTGGCAGCCAGCCGCACCAGTGGCGTCGAGCAGGCCCTCGTGGATGTGATCTCGGTCGGCGGTGACACCGACACCCACGCCGCGATCGCCGGCGCGCTGCTGGGCAGCGCCTATGGGGCCAAGCAATGGCCCGGCCGGTGGGTTGCCACCGTGCTGCTGTGCACCCCGGACGAGCCCCGCCTGGCGGAAGGAAAACGGCTGCGGCGCGAATTTTTCGCCACCGATCTGCTGCGCCAGGCGGACACGCTCGTGGGCGTGGCGGACTAA
- a CDS encoding ABC transporter ATP-binding protein codes for MIPFLAPLHPDPRVPAIALRGLTKVFGEHTAVNNLDLDIPRGSFYGIVGPNGAGKTTAITMATGLLRPSDGQAWIAGHEVWSKHSANVSAKSAYGLLADNLPVFDRLSATEFLSYVGLLRGMDEGTIAQRTQGLLETLDLPSDSKLIVDYSAGMTKKILLAAALLHRPEVLILDEPFEAVDPVSARHIRQILSSYRDAGGTVVMSSHVMELVQGLCDHVAIVAQGRVLTAGTSDEVRQGSSLDDVFVDLVGGGDVDTGSLGWLGGASS; via the coding sequence ATGATTCCTTTTCTCGCACCTTTGCACCCGGATCCGCGTGTACCCGCTATCGCTTTGCGTGGGTTGACCAAGGTTTTTGGTGAGCATACGGCTGTCAATAACCTTGATCTGGATATTCCTCGCGGGAGTTTTTATGGCATTGTCGGCCCTAATGGTGCCGGCAAGACGACGGCTATCACGATGGCGACTGGTTTGTTGCGGCCCAGTGATGGTCAGGCGTGGATTGCCGGGCATGAGGTGTGGAGCAAGCACAGTGCGAATGTGTCTGCGAAGTCGGCTTATGGCTTGTTGGCGGATAATTTGCCGGTGTTTGATCGCCTGTCGGCGACGGAGTTTTTGTCTTATGTGGGCTTGTTGCGGGGGATGGATGAGGGCACTATCGCGCAGCGTACGCAGGGTTTGCTTGAGACGTTGGATTTGCCAAGTGATTCGAAGCTGATTGTGGATTATTCGGCCGGTATGACGAAGAAGATTCTGTTGGCTGCGGCTTTGTTGCACCGCCCTGAGGTGTTGATTTTGGATGAGCCTTTTGAGGCCGTCGATCCGGTGAGTGCCCGCCATATTCGCCAGATCTTGTCGTCGTATCGGGATGCGGGTGGCACGGTGGTGATGAGTAGCCACGTGATGGAGCTGGTGCAGGGCTTGTGTGACCACGTCGCTATTGTTGCCCAGGGTCGGGTGCTGACTGCGGGTACTAGTGATGAGGTGCGCCAGGGTTCCAGTTTGGATGATGTGTTCGTCGATTTGGTTGGCGGCGGCGATGTCGATACTGGTTCTTTGGGCTGGTTGGGGGGTGCTTCCTCGTGA
- a CDS encoding adenylosuccinate synthase, which produces MAAIVIVGAQWGDEGKGKATDILGGVVDYVVKPNGGNNAGHTVVVGGEKYELKLLPAGVLSENATPILGNGVVINLEALFDEIDGLEARGANASRLRISANAHVVAPYHQVLDRVQERFLGKRAIGTTGRGIGPTYADKVSRVGIRVQDIFDESILRQKVESALDVKNQILVKMYNRKAIVADEIVDYFLSYADRLRPMVIDSELVLNKALDEGKHVLMEGGQATMLDVDHGTYPFVTSSNPTAGGACVGAGIGPTRITSSLGIIKAYTTRVGAGPFPTELFDKWGEYLQTTGGEVGVNTGRKRRCGWYDAVIARYASRVNGFTDLFLTKLDVLTGIGEIPVCVAYDVDGVRYDEMPLTQSEFHHATPILETMPAWDEDITNCKTFEELPQKAQDYVLFLEKVSGCRISYIGVGPGRDQTIVRHDVMQEGK; this is translated from the coding sequence ATGGCCGCAATCGTCATTGTCGGCGCCCAGTGGGGCGACGAAGGTAAAGGCAAAGCTACGGACATCCTCGGCGGTGTCGTCGACTATGTCGTCAAACCCAACGGCGGTAACAACGCTGGTCACACCGTGGTTGTGGGCGGCGAGAAGTACGAGCTGAAGCTCCTGCCGGCGGGTGTTCTCAGCGAGAACGCCACCCCGATTTTGGGCAACGGTGTGGTGATCAACTTGGAGGCTCTGTTCGACGAGATCGATGGCCTGGAGGCCCGTGGCGCTAACGCCTCCCGGCTGCGTATTTCCGCCAACGCACACGTTGTCGCCCCCTACCACCAGGTGCTTGACCGGGTGCAGGAGCGTTTCCTCGGTAAGCGCGCCATCGGCACCACGGGTCGCGGCATTGGCCCGACCTATGCCGATAAGGTTTCCCGCGTCGGTATCCGCGTGCAGGACATCTTTGATGAGTCGATTCTGCGTCAGAAGGTCGAATCTGCCCTGGATGTCAAAAACCAGATCCTGGTGAAGATGTACAACCGCAAGGCGATTGTCGCCGATGAGATCGTGGATTACTTCCTGTCCTATGCGGATCGTCTGCGCCCCATGGTCATTGATAGTGAGCTGGTGCTCAATAAGGCTCTGGATGAGGGCAAGCACGTGCTGATGGAGGGTGGCCAGGCCACCATGCTCGACGTGGATCACGGCACCTACCCGTTCGTGACCTCCTCCAACCCGACCGCCGGTGGTGCTTGCGTTGGTGCCGGTATCGGCCCGACCCGGATTACCAGCTCCCTGGGCATTATCAAGGCTTATACCACCCGCGTTGGCGCCGGCCCGTTCCCAACGGAGCTGTTCGACAAGTGGGGCGAGTACCTGCAGACCACCGGCGGTGAGGTCGGCGTGAACACCGGCCGTAAGCGCCGCTGTGGCTGGTACGACGCCGTGATCGCCCGCTACGCTTCCCGCGTCAACGGCTTCACGGACCTGTTCCTTACCAAGCTGGACGTGCTCACCGGTATCGGTGAGATCCCGGTGTGTGTCGCCTACGATGTTGATGGTGTGCGCTACGACGAAATGCCACTGACCCAGTCCGAGTTCCACCACGCCACCCCCATCCTGGAGACCATGCCGGCGTGGGATGAGGACATCACCAACTGCAAGACCTTCGAGGAACTGCCCCAAAAGGCTCAGGACTATGTCCTGTTCCTGGAGAAGGTCTCCGGCTGCCGGATCTCCTACATCGGTGTCGGCCCCGGCCGCGACCAGACCATCGTGCGCCACGATGTGATGCAGGAAGGCAAGTAG
- a CDS encoding phosphoribosyltransferase has translation MAYHADSSDLEVKEILTWDGFGAASRELAQNIADSGFEPDIIIAVARGGLLPAGALGYAMGVKLSDAINVEFYTDVEETLPDPVLLEPLLDVNSIRNKKLLVVDDVADSGRTLALVLELLTKEGATCKSAVLYAKSRSEVDPDFVWKRTDEWIVFPWSAEKPVTPNV, from the coding sequence ATGGCTTATCACGCAGACTCTTCAGACCTTGAGGTCAAGGAAATTTTGACGTGGGACGGTTTCGGTGCCGCTTCCCGCGAACTTGCTCAAAACATTGCCGATTCCGGTTTTGAGCCGGATATCATCATTGCGGTTGCTCGCGGTGGTTTGTTGCCCGCTGGTGCGTTGGGTTATGCCATGGGGGTGAAGTTGAGCGATGCGATCAATGTTGAGTTTTATACCGATGTTGAGGAGACTCTGCCTGATCCGGTGCTGCTGGAGCCGTTGTTGGATGTGAATTCGATCCGTAATAAGAAGCTGCTGGTGGTGGATGATGTGGCTGATTCGGGTCGTACTTTGGCTTTGGTGTTGGAGCTGTTGACCAAGGAAGGTGCGACGTGTAAGTCGGCTGTGTTGTATGCGAAGTCTCGTTCTGAGGTGGATCCGGATTTTGTGTGGAAGCGCACTGATGAGTGGATTGTTTTCCCGTGGTCTGCGGAGAAGCCGGTTACTCCGAACGTTTAA
- the purT gene encoding formate-dependent phosphoribosylglycinamide formyltransferase produces the protein MFTLDALGTPLNPSATKVLLLGSGELGKEVAIACQRLGVEVHAADRYDNAPAQQVAHYAYTLDMSDAKALKALAEKIRPDLIVPEIEALATDALAELEKEGFTVIPTANATQLTMNREGIRRLAAEELGLPTSAYAFAETFAEFEIAVGQMGYPCVVKPVMSSSGKGQSVIRSEEDIVAAWEYAMSGGRVHAEKVIVERFVDFDYEITLLTVRSIDPATGKPATWFCEPIGHRQESGDYVESWQPMPMTEAALDTARSVAARITNALGGRGVFGVELFISGDDVYFSEVSPRPHDTGMVTMASQRFSEFELHARAILGLPIDVTLTSPGASAVIYGGCEAEDVSFTGLAEALALPEVEVRLFGKPECHERRRMGVAIATAEDVDTARQRASEAAQRIHAHPVN, from the coding sequence ATGTTCACCTTAGATGCCCTCGGAACTCCCCTGAATCCCAGCGCCACGAAAGTCCTTTTGCTTGGATCGGGTGAGCTCGGTAAGGAAGTCGCTATCGCCTGCCAGCGCCTCGGCGTGGAGGTGCACGCCGCGGACCGCTACGACAATGCCCCCGCCCAGCAGGTGGCGCACTACGCCTACACCCTGGACATGAGTGACGCGAAAGCGCTTAAAGCGCTGGCGGAAAAAATCCGCCCGGATCTCATCGTGCCCGAAATTGAGGCCCTGGCCACCGACGCGCTGGCCGAGTTGGAGAAGGAAGGCTTCACCGTCATTCCGACGGCAAATGCCACCCAACTGACCATGAACCGGGAAGGTATTCGCCGTCTCGCCGCGGAAGAATTGGGGCTACCCACCAGCGCCTACGCCTTCGCCGAGACTTTTGCCGAGTTCGAAATCGCGGTCGGCCAGATGGGCTACCCCTGCGTGGTCAAGCCGGTGATGAGCTCCTCCGGTAAGGGCCAAAGCGTGATCCGCTCCGAGGAAGACATCGTGGCGGCGTGGGAGTACGCCATGAGTGGCGGTCGCGTGCACGCCGAAAAAGTCATCGTGGAACGTTTCGTCGACTTCGACTACGAAATCACCCTGCTGACGGTCCGCTCCATTGACCCGGCCACCGGCAAGCCGGCGACCTGGTTCTGCGAGCCGATTGGTCACCGTCAGGAATCCGGCGACTATGTCGAATCCTGGCAGCCGATGCCGATGACCGAAGCTGCGCTCGATACCGCCCGCAGCGTGGCAGCCCGCATCACCAATGCTTTGGGTGGCCGGGGCGTGTTCGGCGTGGAGCTGTTTATCAGTGGCGATGATGTGTACTTCTCCGAGGTCTCCCCGCGCCCGCACGACACCGGCATGGTCACCATGGCGTCGCAACGATTCTCCGAGTTCGAACTGCATGCCCGCGCGATCCTTGGTTTGCCGATTGATGTGACCTTGACGTCGCCCGGTGCCAGCGCTGTGATCTACGGTGGCTGCGAGGCAGAAGACGTGTCCTTTACCGGTTTGGCGGAAGCGCTAGCCCTGCCTGAGGTCGAGGTGCGCCTGTTCGGTAAGCCCGAATGTCATGAGCGCCGCCGCATGGGCGTGGCTATCGCCACCGCGGAGGACGTCGATACCGCCCGTCAGCGCGCAAGTGAGGCGGCTCAGCGCATTCATGCCCACCCGGTGAACTAG